In Reinekea thalattae, a genomic segment contains:
- the gspD gene encoding type II secretion system secretin GspD, with the protein MTVRKALKLLLLMPVLFMAAMSIAADDERFTLNLQNADIKEVVDLVAKVTGKTFIIDPRVRGNVTVISDKEMTQAQIYETFLATLEVYGFSAAESGDVVKIIAQSDIKSAGLGVDLDGSVVGEEIVTRVFAIENVNATELVPILRPLVAKYGHLAGVASANVLIIADRGANLERIADIIELLDRAGSEEIEVVELQYSYVSSMITLLESIAPRTLTTGNDRAPSTLGVHLVGDERSNRIIVKGDVESRSQIIELIKKLDTPVREQGSSYKVIFLNYADAAQMAQILEGVSSSSVVSGAVEQVNYQQVPVSILADENQNALIIKASPIELRQLENLISQLDIAREQVLIEAAIVEISGSSDDALGVQWLTNPENTFENGSPFFSSSSDVAGNSISNIASSVGSADSALGALAGVPTGTTLALADKSLSIMSIIEALDSRTNTNLLSTPSVMTLDNTEAFITVGSEVPFVTGGSGTDDDPYTIEREDVGTTLTVIPHVQKDGTIRLEVDQSVESILGDVVSGAVDIITSKKEIKTEILVEDSQIVVLGGLISDELVEYESGIPVLSRIPLIGWLFKSTSTSKTKSNLVVIMRPTIVKDNLSEYRRKRLDGLWELRIGGDSSLQQPDAESLYDGSFLEGIISE; encoded by the coding sequence ATGACGGTTCGAAAAGCACTTAAATTACTACTACTCATGCCAGTATTGTTTATGGCTGCAATGTCGATTGCTGCCGATGATGAACGATTCACGCTCAATTTGCAGAATGCAGACATCAAAGAGGTGGTTGACCTTGTTGCTAAGGTGACGGGTAAAACCTTTATTATCGATCCGAGAGTACGCGGTAATGTTACGGTCATTTCCGATAAGGAAATGACTCAAGCGCAAATATATGAAACCTTTTTAGCGACATTAGAAGTTTATGGTTTCTCTGCAGCCGAAAGTGGTGATGTCGTCAAGATTATCGCCCAGTCAGACATAAAATCAGCGGGTTTGGGTGTCGATCTTGATGGCTCTGTCGTTGGTGAAGAAATCGTCACTCGCGTCTTTGCTATTGAAAATGTTAATGCCACTGAATTGGTGCCAATTTTACGGCCATTGGTAGCTAAGTACGGGCATTTAGCCGGAGTCGCTTCAGCTAATGTTCTTATCATCGCTGATCGTGGTGCTAACTTGGAGCGAATTGCCGATATCATCGAGTTGTTGGATCGTGCCGGCAGTGAGGAGATTGAAGTCGTTGAACTGCAATATAGCTATGTCAGTTCTATGATCACCCTGTTAGAAAGTATTGCGCCAAGAACACTGACCACCGGTAACGATCGTGCGCCAAGTACGCTCGGTGTGCATCTGGTTGGCGATGAGCGCAGTAACCGTATTATTGTGAAAGGCGATGTAGAGTCGCGTAGCCAAATTATTGAGTTAATTAAAAAGCTCGATACGCCGGTTCGGGAGCAGGGGTCGTCTTATAAAGTTATCTTCTTGAATTACGCCGATGCAGCACAGATGGCACAAATATTAGAAGGGGTGTCATCCAGTTCGGTCGTTTCTGGCGCTGTTGAACAGGTTAATTATCAGCAGGTGCCGGTTTCGATTTTGGCGGACGAAAATCAGAATGCCTTGATTATCAAGGCGTCACCGATTGAATTACGCCAGTTGGAAAACCTGATCTCACAATTGGATATTGCTCGCGAGCAGGTATTGATCGAAGCGGCAATTGTTGAAATCAGTGGTTCTAGCGATGATGCTTTAGGCGTGCAATGGCTAACTAATCCTGAAAATACCTTTGAAAACGGATCGCCGTTTTTCTCTTCATCCAGCGATGTTGCAGGCAATTCGATCAGTAACATAGCTTCGTCGGTTGGTAGTGCAGACAGCGCTTTAGGTGCTCTTGCGGGGGTTCCAACAGGTACGACCTTGGCTCTCGCTGATAAATCCTTGTCGATTATGTCGATTATCGAAGCGTTGGACTCACGTACTAATACTAATCTGTTGTCGACACCCAGTGTTATGACCTTGGATAACACCGAAGCCTTTATTACCGTTGGTAGCGAGGTGCCGTTTGTAACCGGTGGTAGCGGCACGGATGATGATCCCTATACGATTGAGCGAGAGGACGTCGGTACCACCTTGACCGTGATACCGCATGTCCAAAAGGACGGTACTATCCGTTTAGAGGTGGATCAGTCGGTCGAGTCTATTCTTGGTGATGTTGTTTCGGGTGCTGTCGATATCATTACCAGTAAAAAAGAAATCAAGACAGAAATTCTGGTCGAAGATAGCCAAATTGTTGTACTAGGCGGACTGATCTCTGACGAGTTGGTGGAATATGAGTCTGGCATTCCGGTGCTCAGTCGCATTCCGCTGATCGGTTGGCTGTTTAAATCAACCTCGACCAGCAAGACTAAGAGCAACCTAGTGGTGATTATGCGTCCGACGATCGTTAAAGATAATTTGAGCGAATACCGTCGAAAACGTCTCGATGGGCTTTGGGAGTTGCGCATCGGTGGTGACTCGTCATTGCAGCAGCCGGATGCTGAATCTCTCTATGATGGCAGTTTCCTCGAAGGGATTATCTCTGAATAG
- a CDS encoding type II secretion system protein N — protein MKVKRLLQFAELKLQSWGVALLLITSAWLLAKITWLVIAPMPGVTVPSLVASDTQASSSAGSSANSQWREWAQAINQRAFFGEPEAQQVTDASSQIDAPETRLKLSLLAILAASDRGGFAIIGQSSSSGKVFQVGDNLFGQAVLSAVYSDRVIIERGGVMETLYFEKTNSSSLATPVPERPVIDSNAESLQQALTSANQAIAQGADVTLQTQGVLGYVEQAINEDPQALLNELGLEVTDQGYQVSRRARQLLMVGLRPGDIITAVNNTPVGNISQDQQLLNQLMSTGGQVSIEITRGSRTLTIHQEIPAR, from the coding sequence GTGAAGGTAAAACGATTACTGCAGTTTGCAGAGCTTAAATTACAATCTTGGGGTGTGGCGCTGTTGCTCATCACCAGTGCTTGGCTGCTCGCAAAAATTACTTGGCTTGTTATCGCCCCAATGCCCGGCGTTACTGTACCAAGCCTTGTTGCGTCTGATACACAAGCGAGTTCATCAGCTGGCTCTAGCGCAAATTCCCAGTGGCGAGAATGGGCACAGGCCATTAATCAGCGTGCTTTTTTTGGTGAGCCTGAAGCACAGCAAGTTACCGATGCTAGCTCGCAGATTGATGCGCCAGAGACACGCTTAAAGCTTTCGTTATTGGCTATTCTCGCCGCCAGCGACCGCGGTGGTTTTGCCATCATTGGGCAATCGTCTTCTTCTGGCAAGGTGTTTCAGGTCGGCGATAACCTCTTTGGTCAGGCGGTATTGTCGGCGGTATACAGTGATCGAGTAATTATTGAACGTGGCGGCGTTATGGAAACGCTCTACTTTGAAAAAACCAACAGCTCTTCGCTCGCAACGCCGGTGCCTGAACGGCCGGTAATCGATTCGAATGCCGAGTCATTACAGCAGGCGTTGACCAGCGCTAACCAAGCCATTGCTCAAGGAGCAGATGTTACGCTACAAACTCAGGGGGTCCTGGGTTATGTTGAACAGGCGATAAATGAAGATCCTCAAGCTTTACTGAATGAGCTGGGCTTAGAGGTAACCGATCAGGGTTATCAGGTATCACGCCGTGCTCGGCAGTTACTAATGGTTGGTTTGCGGCCTGGCGATATTATTACGGCGGTAAATAACACGCCAGTGGGTAATATTTCTCAAGATCAACAACTGCTTAACCAGCTAATGAGCACGGGTGGACAGGTGTCGATAGAAATTACTCGAGGCTCCAGAACATTAACGATTCATCAAGAAATACCGGCACGTTAA